In Sporosarcina sp. PTS2304, a genomic segment contains:
- the noc gene encoding nucleoid occlusion protein, producing MKNTLSRFFGGGEKIDLIEKVEGRQLEKVDQVAIDSIIPNQFQPRTIFSEEKIEELARTIHTHGVIQPIVIRQMGNEQYEIIAGERRYRAMRKLGWTEVPAIVRNLSDKETASVALIENLQREELTAIEEAYAYENLLKLHELTQEALAQRLGKGQSTIANKMRLLKLPEEVQNAILKKEISERHARALLPLKETALQIEVMEETKENKYNVKELENRIKEITHPIQKSQTKKTVSRRKSISKDVRIAVNTLRESLALMTKSGIEVESQEIDSEDCYTITVKILKK from the coding sequence TTGAAAAATACTTTATCGCGCTTTTTTGGTGGAGGAGAGAAGATAGACTTGATAGAGAAAGTGGAAGGTAGGCAACTTGAAAAGGTAGATCAAGTGGCCATTGATTCGATCATACCGAACCAATTTCAACCACGGACAATATTTAGTGAAGAAAAGATCGAAGAACTCGCTAGAACAATCCATACTCATGGTGTCATTCAACCAATTGTCATTCGTCAGATGGGTAATGAACAATATGAGATTATTGCAGGGGAACGACGTTATCGCGCTATGCGTAAGCTTGGCTGGACAGAGGTACCGGCTATCGTCCGTAATCTAAGTGATAAAGAAACTGCTTCTGTAGCTTTAATCGAAAACTTACAACGTGAAGAATTAACAGCAATTGAAGAAGCATATGCCTATGAAAATTTATTAAAACTTCATGAATTGACGCAAGAAGCTTTAGCCCAGAGATTAGGGAAAGGTCAATCTACTATTGCTAATAAAATGCGACTTTTAAAACTACCTGAAGAGGTACAAAATGCAATCCTGAAAAAAGAGATTTCAGAGCGTCACGCACGTGCACTATTGCCGTTAAAAGAAACAGCTCTGCAAATCGAAGTAATGGAAGAAACAAAAGAGAATAAGTATAACGTGAAAGAACTTGAAAATCGTATTAAAGAAATCACTCATCCTATTCAAAAGTCGCAAACAAAAAAAACAGTATCTCGACGGAAATCTATCAGTAAAGATGTGCGAATTGCAGTAAATACATTAAGAGAGTCACTGGCTTTGATGACGAAGAGTGGAATCGAAGTAGAATCGCAAGAAATAGATTCAGAAGACTGCTATACAATTACCGTCAAAATACTGAAAAAGTGA
- the rsmG gene encoding 16S rRNA (guanine(527)-N(7))-methyltransferase RsmG → MTEEEFYAALQEKGIKLTDVQKQQFTRYFEILVEWNEKMNLTAITDAPSVYLKHFYDSITSSFYVDLTSVESICDVGAGAGFPSIPLKICFPHLQVTIVDSLNKRINFLNHLAGELKLEKVAFVHARAEDFGRNPKYREQFDVVTARAVARLSVLSELCLPIVKVGGLFVSMKGAAAAEELQDATRAVKLLGASLQEEHEFLLPEENSERHIFIFKKSKQTPKKYPRKPGVPNKTPITG, encoded by the coding sequence ATGACGGAAGAAGAGTTTTATGCAGCACTACAAGAAAAAGGAATTAAATTAACGGATGTACAAAAGCAACAATTTACACGTTACTTCGAAATTCTCGTAGAGTGGAATGAAAAGATGAACTTAACGGCTATAACGGATGCACCCTCTGTTTATTTAAAGCATTTTTATGATTCCATCACAAGTTCATTTTACGTAGATTTAACTTCTGTTGAATCTATTTGTGATGTAGGGGCAGGGGCTGGTTTTCCGAGCATCCCTTTAAAGATTTGCTTCCCACATCTTCAAGTAACAATTGTAGACTCATTGAACAAACGTATTAACTTTCTAAATCATTTAGCGGGAGAACTGAAGTTAGAAAAAGTAGCATTTGTTCATGCAAGAGCGGAAGACTTTGGCCGTAATCCGAAGTACAGAGAACAATTTGATGTTGTAACAGCCCGCGCAGTAGCTCGTTTATCAGTACTATCTGAGCTATGTTTGCCGATTGTGAAAGTAGGAGGATTATTTGTTTCTATGAAAGGTGCTGCCGCTGCGGAAGAATTACAAGACGCAACAAGAGCGGTGAAACTACTCGGTGCTTCGTTACAAGAAGAGCATGAATTTTTACTGCCGGAAGAAAATAGTGAACGTCATATATTCATCTTTAAAAAAAGCAAACAGACACCTAAGAAATATCCTAGAAAACCAGGAGTGCCAAATAAAACACCTATTACAGGATAA
- the mnmG gene encoding tRNA uridine-5-carboxymethylaminomethyl(34) synthesis enzyme MnmG, whose protein sequence is MPQFEAGTFDCIVIGAGHAGAEAAYAAAKMGASTVVLTMNLDMIAFMPCNPSLGGPAKGIVVREIDALGGVMAKVIDKTHIQMRMLNTGKGPAVRALRAQADKVLYQQEMKRILEEQPNLTLRQAVVERLIVEDGEVKGVVTQIGAIFRAKTVIITTGTFLRGEVIIGDLKYSSGPNNQMPSIKLADHLRELGLDTVRFKTGTPPRINSNTIDYSKTEIQPGDDVPRSFSYETTEFIMDQLPCWLTYTTPETHEIINENLHLSPMYSGMIKGKGPSYCPSIEDKIVRFADKSRHQIFLEPEGRNTREVYVQGLSTSLPEHVQHRLIASVPGLEKAEMMRAGYAIEYDSVIATQLWPTLETKKIKNLYTAGQINGTSGYEEAAAQGLMAGINAACNVLGKEEVVLGRSEAYIGVLVDDLVTKGTSEPYRLLTSRAEYRLLLRHDNADMRLTEIGYKNGMISEERHEAFVAKKAQIDAEIEHLRKVSVKPTEEVQAIIENAGGTALREPMKAADLLKRPEMKYSELRIVVPPLEQINEEVAEQVEIFIKYEGYIEKAMQQVERMKKMENKRIPENIDYDAISGIAKEAKANLKAVQPLSIAQASRISGVNPSDIAILLVYIEQGKIAKVSG, encoded by the coding sequence ATGCCACAATTTGAAGCAGGCACGTTCGATTGTATAGTCATCGGAGCTGGACACGCAGGCGCAGAAGCGGCATATGCTGCTGCAAAGATGGGCGCATCGACTGTCGTACTCACGATGAATCTAGATATGATCGCATTTATGCCATGTAACCCGTCTCTAGGAGGTCCCGCAAAAGGGATTGTTGTCCGCGAGATTGACGCACTCGGCGGGGTAATGGCGAAAGTTATAGACAAGACACATATTCAAATGCGTATGTTGAACACAGGGAAAGGTCCTGCCGTTCGTGCATTGCGTGCGCAGGCCGATAAAGTCTTATATCAACAGGAAATGAAGCGAATTCTTGAAGAACAACCGAATTTAACACTTCGTCAAGCAGTCGTAGAGCGCTTGATCGTTGAAGATGGTGAAGTAAAAGGTGTAGTAACGCAAATAGGTGCTATTTTCCGTGCAAAGACCGTTATTATTACAACTGGAACATTTTTACGCGGAGAAGTCATTATTGGCGACTTGAAGTATTCGAGTGGTCCAAATAACCAAATGCCATCCATTAAGCTTGCGGATCATTTAAGGGAATTAGGGTTGGATACGGTTCGATTCAAAACAGGAACACCTCCACGGATTAATAGCAATACAATTGACTACAGCAAAACTGAAATTCAGCCGGGGGATGATGTTCCACGTTCATTCAGCTATGAAACGACGGAGTTCATTATGGATCAATTGCCTTGTTGGTTAACGTATACTACACCTGAAACGCATGAAATTATTAATGAAAACCTTCATTTGTCACCTATGTATTCGGGCATGATTAAAGGGAAGGGACCTAGCTACTGTCCATCTATTGAAGATAAAATTGTACGTTTTGCAGACAAATCACGCCATCAAATCTTCTTAGAGCCAGAAGGCCGTAATACGCGTGAGGTTTACGTACAAGGCTTATCGACAAGTCTACCTGAACATGTCCAACACCGTTTAATTGCGAGTGTTCCCGGGCTGGAGAAAGCTGAAATGATGCGTGCGGGCTACGCGATTGAATACGATTCCGTCATTGCTACACAGCTATGGCCAACACTTGAAACAAAAAAGATTAAAAACTTGTATACAGCAGGTCAAATTAACGGAACATCGGGCTATGAAGAAGCTGCTGCACAAGGATTAATGGCGGGAATAAACGCTGCATGCAATGTGCTTGGAAAAGAAGAAGTAGTATTGGGTCGCAGTGAAGCATATATCGGTGTGCTTGTAGATGACTTAGTGACAAAAGGAACGAGTGAACCTTATCGTTTACTAACTTCTAGAGCTGAGTACCGTCTATTGCTGCGTCATGATAATGCAGACATGCGATTGACAGAGATTGGCTATAAAAATGGCATGATCAGTGAAGAACGACATGAAGCATTCGTTGCAAAAAAAGCACAAATTGATGCTGAAATCGAACACTTACGTAAAGTATCAGTCAAGCCTACTGAAGAAGTCCAAGCGATCATTGAAAATGCAGGCGGAACAGCATTACGTGAACCGATGAAAGCTGCAGACTTATTGAAACGTCCTGAAATGAAATATAGTGAACTGCGTATAGTTGTCCCGCCACTGGAACAAATAAATGAAGAAGTGGCTGAGCAAGTAGAGATCTTTATTAAGTATGAAGGATATATCGAAAAGGCTATGCAACAAGTGGAAAGAATGAAAAAGATGGAGAATAAGCGGATTCCCGAAAATATTGATTACGATGCAATATCGGGTATTGCTAAAGAAGCAAAGGCGAATTTAAAAGCTGTTCAGCCGTTGTCTATAGCGCAAGCCTCACGTATTTCTGGCGTGAATCCTTCAGATATTGCTATTCTTCTTGTCTACATTGAGCAAGGAAAGATTGCAAAAGTATCAGGTTAA
- the mnmE gene encoding tRNA uridine-5-carboxymethylaminomethyl(34) synthesis GTPase MnmE yields MHFDTIAAISTPMGEGAIAIVRISGEHAWEIADRIFRSPAAKPLCEQSSHTIHYGHLHDPETTEVVEEVMVSVMKGPKTFTREDIVEINCHGGITSVNRVLELVLTEGARLAEPGEFTKRAFLNGRIDLSQAEAVMDLIRAKTDKAMSVALNQMEGKLSHLIGELRQALLETLAQVEVNIDYPEYDDVEEVTIPLMIEKGEWVRDEIDQLLRTSSQGKILREGLSTVIVGRPNVGKSSLLNSLVQENKAIVTDIAGTTRDIIEEYVNVRGVPLRLVDTAGIRETEDIVERIGVERSRQVLKEADLILLMVNSSEPLTDEDERLFEAVAGMDMLVIVNKTDLPSKIDLARVREVAGEDRVITTSILQEQGITELEEAIAGLFFEGTIESGDLTYVSNARHIALLKQARHTIEDAVQAAQAGVPIDMIQIDVTRTWEILGEIIGDTVQDSLLNELFSKFCLGK; encoded by the coding sequence TTGCATTTTGATACGATAGCCGCCATTTCAACTCCAATGGGAGAGGGGGCAATTGCCATCGTTCGAATCAGTGGTGAACATGCATGGGAGATTGCGGATCGTATATTCCGATCGCCAGCAGCGAAACCGTTGTGTGAACAATCCTCCCATACTATTCATTATGGACATTTGCATGACCCCGAAACTACTGAAGTAGTAGAAGAGGTAATGGTGTCTGTTATGAAGGGACCGAAAACATTTACGCGAGAAGACATAGTAGAAATTAATTGTCATGGAGGAATTACTTCAGTCAATCGAGTGCTGGAACTTGTATTGACTGAAGGAGCGCGATTAGCGGAGCCGGGCGAGTTTACTAAACGGGCATTTTTAAACGGTCGTATTGATTTATCGCAAGCTGAAGCTGTGATGGATTTGATCCGTGCGAAGACAGATAAAGCGATGAGCGTAGCCCTTAACCAAATGGAGGGAAAGCTATCCCACTTGATTGGTGAGTTGCGTCAAGCTCTTTTAGAAACACTTGCACAAGTAGAAGTGAATATTGATTATCCAGAATATGATGACGTAGAAGAAGTGACTATTCCCTTAATGATCGAAAAAGGAGAATGGGTACGTGATGAGATTGATCAACTCCTGCGTACTTCCTCTCAAGGCAAAATTTTACGTGAAGGTCTCTCTACCGTTATTGTAGGACGCCCCAATGTAGGGAAGTCTTCCTTGCTGAATAGTCTTGTGCAAGAAAATAAGGCGATTGTGACTGATATTGCAGGTACGACCCGTGATATTATAGAAGAGTATGTCAACGTAAGGGGAGTCCCTTTGCGTCTTGTCGATACGGCAGGTATACGTGAAACAGAAGATATTGTGGAGCGGATTGGTGTAGAACGTTCTAGACAAGTATTAAAAGAAGCAGACTTGATTTTATTGATGGTCAACAGCTCTGAACCATTGACCGATGAAGATGAGCGACTATTTGAAGCTGTTGCGGGTATGGATATGCTAGTCATCGTTAATAAAACCGATTTGCCTAGTAAGATTGATCTTGCACGTGTGCGTGAAGTGGCGGGTGAAGATCGGGTAATTACTACTTCTATATTGCAGGAACAAGGCATTACAGAGCTTGAAGAAGCAATTGCGGGATTATTCTTTGAGGGAACGATTGAATCAGGTGATTTGACTTATGTATCAAACGCCCGACATATCGCTTTGCTCAAACAAGCACGTCATACGATTGAAGATGCGGTGCAAGCTGCGCAAGCAGGTGTGCCCATCGATATGATTCAAATAGATGTTACACGTACATGGGAAATCCTCGGAGAAATCATTGGAGATACTGTTCAAGATAGTTTATTAAATGAATTGTTCTCGAAGTTCTGTCTCGGAAAATAA
- the jag gene encoding RNA-binding cell elongation regulator Jag/EloR — protein sequence MKQITQRAATVELAIASALQDLGVTKDDVEVQVVENGRKGFLGFGAKEAVVNVTVIEKPAQSVSSETKQVELKPKPPVIEAKEISHSTTEAAPSEVEDAELPGESDQESVAPQPEDGQMHTVAEASKDKAHSELEAIEETKSYIIEMAKDMGITDLVVTCETKGKYMNFQLESEKAAFLIGKRGQTLNAIQQLAQLVANKVTRQFKIVRIDVADYRERREQSLEQLADRMADRAIRTKRQVALEPMPSYERKVIHNALSRRLDVETFSEGKDPYRHIVIKSFE from the coding sequence ATGAAACAAATTACACAAAGGGCTGCAACCGTTGAATTAGCAATTGCATCGGCTTTACAAGACCTAGGTGTAACAAAAGATGATGTGGAAGTACAAGTTGTAGAAAATGGAAGAAAGGGTTTTCTTGGATTTGGTGCGAAAGAGGCAGTAGTCAATGTTACGGTTATTGAAAAGCCCGCACAATCGGTATCTAGCGAAACAAAGCAAGTAGAACTAAAACCAAAGCCACCTGTCATTGAAGCTAAGGAAATTTCTCATTCTACAACAGAAGCTGCACCGTCAGAAGTGGAAGATGCTGAATTGCCTGGCGAGTCCGATCAGGAGTCAGTAGCACCACAGCCGGAAGATGGACAAATGCATACAGTTGCTGAAGCTTCAAAAGACAAAGCCCATAGCGAGCTGGAAGCTATTGAAGAAACGAAATCGTATATTATAGAGATGGCAAAAGATATGGGTATTACAGACTTAGTCGTCACGTGTGAAACGAAAGGTAAGTATATGAACTTTCAATTAGAGAGTGAAAAAGCTGCTTTTCTAATTGGTAAACGTGGTCAAACACTGAATGCAATCCAGCAATTAGCACAATTAGTAGCTAATAAGGTCACACGCCAGTTCAAAATTGTTCGAATTGATGTGGCTGATTACCGTGAACGTCGTGAGCAGTCATTAGAACAACTGGCGGATCGCATGGCTGACCGGGCAATCCGTACGAAACGTCAGGTGGCATTGGAACCTATGCCATCGTACGAGAGAAAAGTTATTCATAATGCGTTATCCCGTAGACTGGATGTAGAAACTTTCTCTGAAGGAAAAGATCCATATCGTCATATTGTTATAAAAAGCTTTGAATAA
- the yidC gene encoding membrane protein insertase YidC, translating to MKKKLLFLSLLVVVAVFMAGCSEFKEPITAESTGIWNEYIVWPLVTLIMKFKTWLGTYGLAIIVVTAIIRTALLPLIVQQTKSSKRMQEIQPRLKALKEKYKSKDAVTQKKYQEEMQQIMINEKINPVAGCLPVIIQMPIFIGFYHAINRMNATPTIELGSFLGFSLGTPSIVFAVIAGLFQLLVLRTGPAMDNPQMKMMMYIMPFMIMVIGSFLPAALALYWIVGNIISLLQNIVIYKPFDKPKDVEVVKTGGKKK from the coding sequence GTGAAAAAGAAACTATTATTCCTTTCATTGCTTGTCGTAGTGGCCGTATTTATGGCGGGATGCTCGGAGTTTAAAGAGCCGATCACAGCGGAAAGCACCGGAATATGGAATGAATACATCGTATGGCCACTCGTAACACTCATTATGAAATTCAAGACCTGGTTAGGCACATACGGATTGGCAATTATCGTCGTTACAGCGATCATCCGTACCGCATTGCTTCCATTAATCGTTCAGCAAACAAAAAGCTCTAAGCGCATGCAAGAAATTCAGCCGCGTTTAAAAGCATTAAAAGAAAAGTATAAATCTAAAGATGCGGTTACGCAGAAGAAGTATCAAGAAGAAATGCAACAAATTATGATCAATGAAAAGATTAATCCTGTTGCCGGATGTTTACCTGTCATCATCCAGATGCCAATATTCATCGGTTTCTATCATGCAATCAACCGAATGAATGCGACACCGACAATTGAGCTGGGCAGTTTTCTAGGATTTTCACTCGGTACGCCGAGCATCGTCTTTGCTGTCATTGCAGGTTTGTTCCAATTACTAGTTCTTCGTACAGGACCTGCTATGGACAATCCACAAATGAAGATGATGATGTACATCATGCCATTTATGATCATGGTAATTGGTTCATTCCTACCCGCAGCACTTGCATTGTACTGGATTGTGGGGAATATTATTTCTCTTCTCCAAAACATTGTAATCTACAAGCCGTTTGATAAACCAAAAGACGTCGAAGTAGTAAAAACAGGAGGGAAAAAGAAATGA
- the rnpA gene encoding ribonuclease P protein component, which translates to MKKSQRIKKNQEFQTVFKQGRSVANRQFIVYTLKKQNQEEFRIGLSVSKKVGNAVARNRIKRYIRQSFLEMKDEIKPDQDYVIIARNQAATLDFHTAKKNLQHVLKIAKAFK; encoded by the coding sequence ATGAAAAAAAGCCAGCGGATTAAAAAAAACCAAGAATTTCAAACAGTCTTTAAACAAGGAAGGTCTGTTGCCAATCGTCAGTTTATTGTTTATACCTTAAAGAAACAGAACCAAGAAGAGTTTCGCATTGGTTTGTCCGTCAGTAAAAAGGTTGGAAATGCAGTGGCGCGTAACCGTATCAAACGCTACATCCGCCAGTCATTCTTAGAAATGAAAGATGAGATTAAACCCGATCAAGACTATGTTATCATCGCAAGAAATCAAGCCGCTACGCTTGATTTCCATACGGCCAAAAAGAATCTTCAGCACGTACTTAAAATTGCCAAGGCATTTAAGTAA